The following proteins are encoded in a genomic region of Actinomadura sp. NAK00032:
- a CDS encoding endonuclease/exonuclease/phosphatase family protein, translating into MTQVETAETPETAETGQGGTGGPDTGGTGTGSGAWREAVRRAVRAGSRSGPWKRGLIPAALALLLALFMLLHAQIPNRALHLGSLVDTVLPWVGLFVPVLLVAALWRRSATASVALLLPVAVWLHLFGGLLGDRSHPGGDLTVASHNVGAGNPDPAGAARDLAASGADVLALQELTSQAKGTYERELAKAYPYHTVRGTVGLWSRLPLSDTRPVDIKMDYGPLGETKPTEVTMTYNRAFRTTVTTDHGPLAVYVVHLGSVRVNPRAGFWTTHRDRGVQALGEALASEKNERVVLLGDMNGTMDDRAFDAITSRMRSAQDVAGDGFGFTWPARFPLVRIDQILVSGVTPRSAWSLPSTGSDHLPVAASINW; encoded by the coding sequence ATGACGCAGGTGGAGACGGCGGAGACGCCTGAGACGGCGGAGACCGGCCAGGGCGGCACCGGCGGCCCGGACACCGGCGGCACCGGCACCGGTTCTGGTGCCTGGCGCGAGGCCGTCCGCCGCGCGGTCCGCGCCGGCTCCCGGTCGGGACCGTGGAAGCGCGGCCTGATCCCGGCGGCGCTGGCCCTGCTCCTCGCCCTGTTCATGCTGCTGCACGCGCAGATCCCGAACCGCGCCCTGCACCTCGGGAGCCTGGTGGACACCGTCCTCCCGTGGGTCGGCCTGTTCGTACCGGTGCTGCTCGTCGCCGCGCTCTGGCGCCGCTCCGCCACCGCGTCGGTCGCGCTGCTGCTGCCGGTCGCCGTGTGGCTGCACCTCTTCGGCGGGCTGCTCGGCGACAGGTCCCATCCTGGCGGCGACCTCACCGTGGCGAGCCACAACGTCGGCGCGGGCAACCCCGACCCGGCCGGCGCCGCCCGCGACCTGGCCGCCTCCGGTGCGGACGTCCTGGCGCTGCAGGAACTGACCTCCCAGGCCAAGGGGACGTACGAGCGCGAACTGGCGAAGGCGTACCCGTACCACACAGTGCGGGGCACGGTCGGGCTGTGGAGCAGGCTGCCCCTGTCGGACACCCGGCCGGTCGACATCAAGATGGACTACGGGCCGCTGGGGGAGACCAAGCCGACCGAAGTCACGATGACCTACAACCGGGCGTTCCGCACCACGGTCACCACGGACCACGGGCCGCTGGCGGTGTACGTGGTCCACCTGGGGTCCGTACGGGTGAATCCCAGGGCGGGCTTCTGGACGACCCACCGGGACAGAGGCGTGCAGGCGCTCGGCGAGGCCCTCGCCTCGGAGAAGAACGAGCGGGTCGTGCTGCTCGGCGATATGAACGGCACCATGGACGACCGCGCGTTCGACGCCATCACGTCGCGGATGCGCTCGGCCCAGGACGTGGCCGGGGACGGCTTCGGCTTCACCTGGCCGGCGCGGTTCCCGCTGGTCCGGATCGACCAGATCCTGGTCAGCGGCGTGACGCCGCGGAGCGCGTGGTCACTGCCGTCCACCGGCAGCGACCATCTGCCGGTGGCGGCCTCGATCAACTGGTGA
- a CDS encoding metal-sensitive transcriptional regulator — protein MRFEADSLADVLVRLRRAQGQLGGVIQMIENERDCKDVIAQLAAVSRALDRAGFKIIATGLEKCVQEGADPEQAAVDRAQLEKLFMSLA, from the coding sequence GTGAGATTCGAGGCGGACTCGCTGGCCGACGTCCTCGTGCGCCTGCGGCGCGCGCAGGGGCAGCTCGGCGGCGTCATCCAGATGATCGAGAACGAGCGGGACTGCAAGGACGTGATCGCCCAGCTGGCGGCGGTCTCCCGGGCGCTGGACCGCGCCGGGTTCAAGATCATCGCGACCGGCCTGGAGAAGTGCGTCCAGGAGGGCGCCGACCCCGAGCAGGCCGCGGTGGACCGCGCCCAGCTGGAGAAGCTCTTCATGAGCCTCGCCTGA
- a CDS encoding MBL fold metallo-hydrolase, with translation MIEIVPIDTPTLGDRSYFVTDGEVALVIDPQRDIDRVLALAEARRVAVVDVFETHVHNDYVTGGLALARATGAAYHLNAADSVAFEHDAVADGDVIEVGTRMRVRALATPGHTYTHLAYVLEAEGRAPAVFTGGSLLYGSTGRPDLLGPSHTLDLATAQYGSARRLARELPDDAEIFPTHGFGSFCSATQSQGEASTIGREKRTNPALTLGERQYVEGLLAGLDAWPAYYAHMEPANTAGPQAPDLSQPRRADAAELRRRIEAGEWVVDLRTRTAFAAGHMAGTLNFGLDGGLATYLGWLVPWGTPLTLLGETPEDVAAAQRELVRIGIDRPAASATGGPGHWAGAEDLASFPRASFEELAAVRHHRPVVVLDVRRALEWDESHIDGAVHLPLQDLPRRLDEVPGGEVWVHCAGGYRAAIAASLLAAAGRRVVAIDDEYAASARAGLPLIAAA, from the coding sequence GTGATCGAGATCGTTCCGATCGACACCCCCACGCTGGGGGACCGCAGCTACTTCGTCACCGACGGCGAGGTGGCGCTCGTGATCGACCCGCAGCGCGACATCGACCGGGTGCTCGCGCTGGCCGAGGCCCGGCGGGTCGCGGTCGTGGACGTCTTCGAGACCCACGTCCACAACGACTACGTGACCGGCGGTCTGGCGCTCGCCCGGGCGACGGGTGCCGCCTACCACCTGAACGCCGCCGACTCCGTGGCCTTCGAGCACGACGCGGTCGCCGACGGCGACGTGATCGAGGTCGGCACGCGGATGCGCGTGCGGGCCCTGGCGACTCCGGGCCACACCTACACGCACCTGGCCTACGTCCTGGAGGCCGAGGGCCGGGCGCCCGCGGTGTTCACCGGCGGGTCGCTGCTGTACGGGTCCACCGGACGGCCGGACCTGCTCGGGCCGTCCCACACCCTCGACCTGGCGACCGCCCAGTACGGCTCGGCGCGGCGGCTGGCGCGCGAGCTTCCCGACGACGCCGAGATCTTCCCCACCCACGGTTTCGGCAGCTTCTGCTCGGCCACCCAGTCGCAGGGCGAGGCGTCGACGATCGGGCGGGAGAAGCGCACCAACCCCGCGCTCACCCTGGGCGAGAGGCAGTACGTGGAGGGCCTGCTGGCCGGGCTGGACGCCTGGCCGGCCTACTACGCCCACATGGAGCCGGCCAACACCGCCGGGCCGCAGGCACCCGACCTGTCGCAGCCGCGCCGCGCGGACGCCGCCGAGCTGCGCCGCCGCATCGAGGCGGGGGAGTGGGTCGTCGACCTGCGGACCCGGACGGCGTTCGCGGCCGGGCACATGGCCGGAACGCTCAACTTCGGGCTGGACGGCGGTCTCGCGACCTACCTCGGCTGGCTCGTCCCGTGGGGCACGCCGCTGACGCTGCTGGGCGAGACGCCGGAGGACGTGGCGGCGGCCCAGCGCGAACTGGTCCGGATCGGGATCGACCGCCCGGCCGCGTCCGCCACCGGCGGCCCCGGGCACTGGGCCGGCGCGGAGGACCTCGCCTCCTTCCCGAGGGCGTCGTTCGAGGAGCTGGCGGCCGTCCGGCACCACCGCCCGGTCGTGGTGCTGGACGTGCGCCGCGCCCTGGAGTGGGACGAGTCGCACATCGACGGCGCCGTCCACCTCCCGCTGCAGGACCTGCCGCGGCGCCTGGACGAGGTGCCGGGCGGCGAGGTGTGGGTGCACTGCGCGGGCGGCTACCGCGCCGCCATCGCCGCCTCGCTGCTGGCCGCCGCCGGACGGCGCGTGGTCGCCATCGACGACGAGTACGCCGCGAGCGCCCGCGCCGGCCTGCCGCTCATCGCCGCCGCCTGA
- a CDS encoding rhodanese-like domain-containing protein yields the protein MPRSAAHIDAVSLRGLIAAPDAPRLLDVRTPAEFAAAHIPGSYNVPLDTLREHSAELSGATEEVVLICRTGGRAAQAERALAEAGMPAVHILDGGIVAWEAAGAPLNRNRSRWDLERQVRLVAGVLVLIGVVGGLLLPGLEWLAAAIGAGLTVAALTNTCMMGMLLAKLPFNRAPACDARSTVALLRDRRP from the coding sequence ATGCCCCGCTCTGCCGCCCATATCGACGCCGTGTCCCTGCGCGGCCTCATCGCCGCCCCGGACGCGCCGCGCCTGCTGGACGTGCGCACGCCCGCCGAGTTCGCCGCGGCGCACATCCCCGGCTCCTACAACGTCCCGCTCGACACGCTCCGAGAGCACAGCGCCGAACTGAGCGGCGCCACGGAAGAGGTCGTGCTGATCTGCCGGACCGGCGGCCGCGCCGCCCAGGCCGAGCGGGCGCTGGCCGAGGCCGGCATGCCCGCCGTGCACATCCTGGACGGCGGGATCGTCGCCTGGGAGGCGGCGGGCGCTCCGCTCAACCGGAACCGGTCCCGCTGGGACCTCGAACGGCAGGTGCGCCTGGTCGCCGGCGTCCTGGTCCTGATCGGCGTCGTGGGCGGCCTCCTCCTGCCGGGACTGGAGTGGCTGGCCGCCGCGATCGGCGCGGGCCTGACGGTCGCCGCCCTCACCAACACCTGCATGATGGGCATGCTGCTGGCCAAGCTGCCCTTCAACCGGGCACCGGCCTGCGATGCCCGGAGCACGGTCGCCCTCCTGCGGGACCGGCGGCCGTGA
- a CDS encoding sulfite exporter TauE/SafE family protein, whose product MTLALTLVAALAVGAALGLLGGGGSILTVPILVYVAGVDAKQAIAMSLFVVGATSLAAVLPHARARRVRWRTGLLFGGAGMAGAYAGGRLAAVIPAGVLLAAFALMMAVTAVAMLRDRPAPAGGHADRPLLRILAEGATVGLVTGLVGAGGGFLVVPALVLLGGLSMPVAVGTSLLVIAMKSFAGLAGYLAGVHIDWSLTLAVTGAAVLGSIAGSRLAGRIDPQRLRQAFGWFVLVMAAFVLTQEAPSSIRHAVLATPAGWAAAAALITMAAAVCSRICRT is encoded by the coding sequence ATGACGCTCGCGTTGACGCTGGTCGCGGCGCTCGCCGTCGGCGCCGCCCTCGGCCTGCTCGGCGGCGGGGGATCCATCCTCACCGTCCCGATCCTGGTCTACGTGGCCGGCGTCGACGCGAAGCAGGCGATCGCGATGTCGCTGTTCGTGGTGGGAGCGACATCGCTGGCGGCCGTCCTGCCGCACGCCCGCGCCCGCCGCGTCCGCTGGCGCACCGGCCTGCTGTTCGGTGGCGCGGGCATGGCGGGCGCCTACGCGGGCGGACGGCTGGCGGCCGTCATCCCGGCGGGGGTGCTGCTGGCGGCGTTCGCGCTGATGATGGCCGTGACCGCGGTCGCGATGCTCCGCGACCGCCCCGCCCCCGCGGGCGGTCACGCGGACCGCCCCCTCTTGCGCATCCTGGCCGAGGGGGCGACCGTCGGGCTGGTCACCGGACTGGTCGGGGCGGGCGGCGGCTTCCTCGTCGTCCCCGCGCTCGTCCTGCTCGGCGGCCTGTCCATGCCCGTCGCGGTCGGCACGTCGCTGCTGGTCATCGCGATGAAGTCGTTCGCCGGGCTGGCCGGATACCTCGCCGGCGTCCACATCGACTGGTCGCTGACCCTCGCGGTGACGGGCGCCGCGGTCCTCGGCAGCATCGCCGGCTCCCGCCTGGCCGGACGCATCGACCCGCAACGGCTCCGCCAGGCATTCGGCTGGTTCGTCCTGGTCATGGCCGCGTTCGTGCTGACCCAGGAAGCGCCGTCCTCGATACGCCACGCCGTACTCGCCACCCCCGCCGGCTGGGCGGCCGCCGCCGCACTGATCACAATGGCGGCAGCCGTCTGTTCGCGAATCTGTCGGACGTGA
- a CDS encoding WGR domain-containing protein: protein MAEHRTYLELSEDNATAHKFYEVVRSGTRVTITYGRIGASGQTKVSDFATEAKAEAAAAKKIAEKRRKGYAPAVRGVRQARPISRRTMVSTRSTARQAPVLWRLATGAAAFGIFVDRERCWVGNQNGDVYTVTTDGTVTGRYRLPNGVKCIVADDFWIYAGCDDGRVYDLSGKVPHVAYEISANVDIYWLDIDDAILGVSDRNGRVTTVDHEDEYQWSRDVAGDSAWMVRCDAESNTVFHGHSRGVACYSAADGKPVWQTTVGGNVLFGWQESRSVYAATGNHDVYRLAKKNGAVEAVYRCDAAVFACATSPGGRHVFAGDNHSSIYCFDEDGTRLWKLGTGHGSAYSMQFLDDRVYIVTTDGSLVCIDASEAAIHAAQQGSVPRPVDVKVAASLPAAEPVVVLETTSQPGDAVILECYLDGPRQRVRVISEGYEQDWNVQFPKEIRQPGARYAVEGVRISGRGGFYRAYGEIKRLL from the coding sequence ATGGCGGAGCACCGCACGTATCTTGAGTTGTCCGAAGACAACGCCACCGCTCACAAGTTCTACGAAGTGGTCCGCTCCGGCACCCGAGTCACCATTACCTATGGCAGGATCGGCGCCTCCGGCCAGACGAAGGTGTCCGATTTCGCGACCGAGGCCAAGGCCGAAGCGGCGGCCGCCAAGAAGATCGCGGAGAAGAGGCGAAAAGGGTACGCGCCGGCGGTGCGGGGCGTACGGCAGGCCCGCCCGATCAGCAGGCGCACCATGGTCAGCACCAGGTCGACCGCGCGCCAGGCGCCGGTGCTGTGGCGGCTGGCCACCGGCGCCGCCGCATTCGGCATTTTCGTCGACCGGGAACGGTGCTGGGTCGGCAATCAGAACGGCGACGTGTACACCGTCACCACCGACGGCACGGTGACCGGCCGCTACCGGTTGCCCAACGGGGTGAAGTGCATCGTCGCCGACGATTTCTGGATCTACGCCGGCTGCGACGACGGCCGGGTGTACGACCTCAGCGGCAAGGTTCCGCACGTGGCCTACGAAATCTCAGCCAACGTCGACATCTACTGGCTGGACATCGACGACGCGATTCTCGGGGTATCCGACCGCAACGGCCGCGTCACCACCGTCGACCACGAGGACGAGTACCAGTGGTCGCGCGATGTCGCCGGCGACTCGGCCTGGATGGTGCGGTGCGACGCCGAGAGCAACACCGTCTTCCACGGCCATTCACGCGGTGTGGCCTGCTATTCGGCCGCCGACGGCAAGCCGGTCTGGCAGACGACGGTCGGCGGAAACGTCCTGTTCGGCTGGCAGGAGAGCCGTTCGGTGTACGCCGCGACCGGCAATCACGACGTCTACCGGCTGGCCAAGAAGAACGGTGCCGTCGAAGCGGTGTACCGCTGTGACGCCGCCGTCTTCGCCTGCGCGACCTCGCCCGGCGGGCGCCATGTGTTCGCCGGCGACAACCACTCCTCCATTTACTGCTTCGACGAGGACGGCACCCGCCTGTGGAAACTCGGCACGGGGCACGGATCGGCCTACTCGATGCAGTTCTTGGACGACCGGGTCTACATCGTCACCACCGACGGTTCGCTCGTCTGCATCGACGCCTCCGAGGCGGCCATCCACGCGGCGCAGCAGGGGTCGGTCCCCCGACCCGTTGACGTGAAGGTCGCCGCTTCGCTGCCGGCCGCCGAGCCGGTGGTGGTGCTCGAAACCACCTCCCAACCCGGTGACGCCGTCATTCTGGAGTGCTATCTCGACGGCCCCCGGCAGCGCGTACGGGTCATCAGCGAAGGCTACGAGCAGGACTGGAACGTGCAGTTCCCCAAGGAGATCCGCCAGCCCGGCGCCCGTTACGCCGTCGAAGGCGTCCGCATTTCCGGACGCGGCGGCTTCTACCGCGCCTACGGCGAGATCAAACGCCTTCTCTAA